A genomic region of Bacteroidales bacterium contains the following coding sequences:
- a CDS encoding tetratricopeptide repeat protein, with product MRRLVILLVFFFLVVSSFGQTNEIVNWRYLGYLAKTDKDFASAIEYYQKILAADSADYDAKLALARLYIITNEYHTAINFFNELYKNDSTDVEAMNGMGECYGLLGQDRKSIYYFEQALSFLPDDIQQHFYLAKAYGNGGKMNQAIEVYRQINQIDETYSEAWAGIGKMYFWMGKPKSAVVFYKRALDLDSENEEIKKEYLAVQSELDYALSIHFGPVIEKEENYEINAMISKVGFEKRIDDNFHIQTNFLLDYSNRDYKDNTGDTARWYNNSWVIVSWIAEHHKISVFGGYSNTDNKVSIYGLNWKLNYNAGRISIKNSVNAGYDYFYYWNKVGGKSVTDEVQLSYGILGLNARYTFGMIDAVFVNDYISNDTSGIRQNPYQAYGLSLTCKILKKPAIKVGINHSFLDYKYKSPLYYSPYGRKLTGGSVSIYYDFLKFYIYGSFSYNIGTEYNYEEVNRDELQKVKMNVDNWSSNIELGYNHYPFSVSIGGSNFYNPYYQNITGFIAVKMLF from the coding sequence ATGAGGAGATTGGTCATACTGTTAGTGTTTTTCTTTTTGGTTGTCTCATCTTTTGGACAAACCAATGAGATTGTAAATTGGAGATACCTGGGCTACCTGGCGAAAACCGATAAGGATTTTGCGTCTGCAATAGAATATTATCAAAAAATTTTAGCTGCCGACTCAGCGGATTATGACGCAAAGCTTGCCCTTGCAAGGCTTTATATCATTACAAATGAATATCATACAGCTATTAACTTTTTCAATGAATTATACAAAAACGATTCGACCGACGTCGAAGCAATGAACGGGATGGGAGAATGTTATGGTTTGCTTGGGCAAGACAGGAAGTCCATTTATTATTTTGAACAGGCATTGTCTTTTCTGCCGGATGATATCCAGCAGCATTTTTATTTAGCTAAGGCTTACGGCAATGGAGGAAAAATGAATCAAGCCATTGAGGTCTACCGGCAGATCAATCAGATCGATGAAACTTACTCGGAAGCCTGGGCCGGAATTGGTAAGATGTATTTTTGGATGGGAAAACCAAAATCTGCAGTTGTTTTTTACAAAAGAGCGCTGGATCTGGACTCTGAAAATGAAGAAATTAAAAAAGAATACCTGGCAGTGCAAAGTGAATTGGATTATGCTTTATCAATTCATTTTGGACCGGTAATTGAAAAAGAAGAAAATTATGAAATCAATGCGATGATCTCTAAAGTCGGATTTGAAAAAAGAATAGATGATAATTTTCATATTCAGACCAATTTTCTGCTGGATTACTCAAATCGCGATTATAAGGATAATACCGGTGATACTGCGCGGTGGTATAATAATTCATGGGTCATAGTGAGCTGGATTGCTGAGCATCATAAGATAAGTGTGTTTGGTGGCTACAGCAATACTGACAATAAGGTTTCAATTTACGGACTGAATTGGAAATTAAATTATAATGCAGGCAGGATCTCAATTAAAAATTCAGTCAATGCCGGCTATGATTACTTTTATTACTGGAATAAGGTTGGCGGAAAATCAGTCACTGATGAGGTTCAGTTATCCTATGGGATTTTAGGGCTTAATGCAAGATATACTTTCGGAATGATAGACGCTGTATTTGTCAACGATTACATTTCCAACGATACTTCCGGTATTCGCCAAAACCCTTATCAGGCTTATGGCTTATCCCTGACCTGCAAAATATTGAAAAAGCCTGCAATCAAAGTCGGTATAAATCACTCATTCCTGGACTATAAATACAAGTCACCGCTTTATTATTCACCTTATGGCAGAAAACTGACAGGCGGTTCAGTTTCAATATACTATGATTTCCTTAAATTTTACATATATGGTAGTTTTTCTTATAATATTGGTACAGAATATAATTATGAGGAAGTCAATCGCGATGAACTTCAAAAAGTTAAGATGAATGTCGATAACTGGTCTTCAAATATTGAATTAGGATATAACCATTACCCGTTTTCTGTTTCCATTGGAGGAAGTAATTTTTACAATCCATATTATCAGAATATAACCGGATTTATCGCTGTTAAGATGCTTTTTTAA
- a CDS encoding glycosyltransferase, with the protein MEILILRVIEKLLIIYFLLYFIIDIGLFIYSLFVFIRRKKHEPDLRDYSGHFVSIIVPAYNEDISIVHCTKMLLELDYPSFEIIVVNDGSRDDTFEVLRNNFDFLETEQGVSYQLKAKPIRNVYRSSDGLLILIDKENGGKADSINAGINIARGNYICTIDADSILDSRALKEVVRPFINNKYTIVSGGQLAAANDMVIVHNKVVSSKTPSNIWVQWQIIEYIKSFMISRVGLSRINALLIMSGAFSLYKKNDLLEIGGFLTVNNTHPYIGRTIGFGKQTVCEDMEIVVRLWQYKRDQKLKAKAVFVPEPVCWTEVPDNGKSLFKQRSRWHQGLAETLKIHRRMIFEPAYGITGLIGLPYYFIFELLSPLIKIFTFIFIIFSAIYGLINYKWAILMIFSVLIVTAVILSSITAIIENWSQHQHAVNRDALRYKSFSDWLWLMVAGILAEFSYSFYKIAAQTNGLISFIRKKNNWNKFARKGVKNL; encoded by the coding sequence ATGGAAATCTTAATCCTGCGAGTAATCGAGAAATTATTGATTATCTATTTCTTACTATATTTCATTATAGATATAGGCCTCTTTATCTATTCATTATTTGTTTTTATAAGAAGGAAAAAGCATGAACCTGACTTAAGAGATTATTCCGGTCACTTTGTTTCCATCATCGTACCTGCATATAACGAGGATATTTCTATTGTACACTGTACCAAAATGTTACTTGAATTAGATTATCCTTCTTTTGAAATCATAGTCGTAAATGATGGGTCACGTGATGATACATTTGAAGTTTTGAGGAATAATTTTGATTTTTTAGAGACTGAACAGGGTGTAAGTTATCAATTAAAAGCAAAGCCAATCAGGAATGTTTACCGGTCTTCTGATGGTTTACTGATATTGATTGATAAGGAAAATGGAGGGAAAGCGGATTCGATCAATGCCGGGATAAATATTGCCAGGGGTAATTACATATGCACCATTGATGCCGATTCAATTTTAGATTCCAGGGCATTAAAGGAAGTGGTCAGGCCATTTATCAACAATAAATACACAATAGTTTCAGGCGGCCAACTGGCAGCAGCAAATGATATGGTTATAGTTCACAACAAGGTAGTCAGCTCAAAAACGCCTTCCAATATCTGGGTACAATGGCAGATCATCGAATACATAAAATCCTTCATGATTTCGAGAGTCGGACTTAGCCGGATTAATGCCCTTCTGATCATGTCAGGGGCCTTCTCACTGTATAAAAAAAATGATTTGCTTGAAATCGGCGGTTTTTTGACGGTAAATAATACTCATCCTTATATCGGGCGCACGATTGGGTTTGGGAAACAAACCGTCTGCGAGGATATGGAAATTGTGGTCCGGTTGTGGCAGTATAAGCGGGATCAAAAATTAAAAGCCAAAGCCGTTTTCGTGCCTGAACCGGTTTGTTGGACCGAAGTGCCGGATAATGGAAAAAGTCTGTTCAAACAACGTTCCCGCTGGCATCAAGGACTGGCTGAAACACTGAAAATCCATCGCCGGATGATTTTTGAGCCTGCTTATGGTATCACAGGATTGATCGGTTTGCCTTACTATTTCATCTTTGAGTTACTTTCACCACTTATAAAAATATTCACTTTTATATTTATTATTTTCTCAGCTATTTATGGCCTCATCAATTATAAATGGGCAATTTTAATGATATTCAGTGTACTGATTGTAACAGCGGTCATCCTGAGTTCTATAACAGCAATTATTGAAAACTGGAGCCAGCATCAGCATGCCGTAAACCGTGATGCGTTAAGGTATAAGAGTTTTTCGGATTGGTTATGGCTTATGGTTGCCGGCATACTAGCCGAGTTCTCTTATTCGTTTTATAAAATTGCTGCCCAAACCAACGGGTTGATAAGTTTTATCAGGAAAAAGAACAATTGGAATAAGTTTGCAAGAAAGGGCGTAAAAAATTTATGA
- a CDS encoding thioredoxin family protein produces MSNNVRAAILLAWAILPVMVFSQELNRKIIDPRLDKEILYGYCDRYGLEKGEFGKLFDEYYKIYEPDQAVLNQLKLKQEGIEILIILGTWCSDSQEQVPKFFKILDKIRFNKKSVQLICVSRDKEAGDVETVNYNIQRVPTFIVYRKGREIGRIIETPYSTLEKDLLMFFSD; encoded by the coding sequence ATGTCAAATAACGTCAGAGCTGCCATATTATTGGCTTGGGCCATTCTACCGGTGATGGTTTTTTCGCAGGAACTTAACCGTAAGATCATCGATCCCAGGCTGGATAAAGAAATTCTGTACGGTTACTGTGACCGTTACGGGCTTGAAAAGGGCGAATTCGGTAAATTGTTTGACGAGTATTACAAGATCTATGAGCCTGATCAAGCCGTTTTAAATCAATTAAAATTAAAGCAGGAAGGGATTGAGATCCTTATTATACTGGGAACATGGTGCAGCGACAGCCAGGAACAGGTTCCCAAGTTCTTCAAAATTCTTGACAAAATCAGGTTTAATAAGAAAAGCGTCCAATTGATCTGTGTCAGCCGCGATAAAGAGGCAGGAGATGTTGAAACGGTGAACTATAATATCCAGCGGGTCCCCACTTTTATTGTTTACCGGAAAGGAAGGGAAATCGGACGAATAATAGAAACCCCGTATTCTACGCTGGAAAAGGACCTCCTGATGTTCTTCAGTGATTAA
- a CDS encoding polysaccharide deacetylase family protein — protein sequence MSISFDDASYTQYTSAYPLLEKYKIKGTFSVVGEWVNEQPGYSAEPGSFEIKKMGWQQLLELFDHGHELAAHGYNHEKYDKQLPVPDLVVEMEKIKSLIESRIHTKVLTLNYPYSFASGNIPEAAREAGYLFGRTGLDTINPSTPPSMYLLATEAILRIEMPDSIMFKKWIGQAKGNWLILMYHHLFPEDSKEMEIIRSHEVTNYYSLPPEAFEKQIEAVMTAGYWIAPISEIGEYITERENTTIRTIAFKKKIFIYTVTILDRSIYDRPLTLEVDIPWKRVKIEGSLNDGIFKTLNNKLFISVVLENQLILSKE from the coding sequence GTGTCAATTTCATTTGATGATGCCAGCTATACTCAATATACATCAGCTTACCCGTTACTGGAAAAGTATAAAATAAAGGGCACATTTAGCGTCGTTGGTGAATGGGTCAATGAGCAGCCTGGTTACTCTGCTGAGCCTGGTTCTTTTGAAATAAAAAAAATGGGCTGGCAACAATTGTTAGAACTTTTTGATCATGGACATGAACTGGCTGCTCATGGCTACAATCATGAAAAATATGACAAACAACTACCTGTGCCTGATTTGGTTGTGGAAATGGAAAAAATTAAAAGCCTCATTGAATCCAGGATACATACAAAGGTCTTAACGCTTAATTATCCCTACTCCTTTGCATCTGGCAATATTCCGGAGGCAGCCAGAGAAGCTGGTTATCTGTTTGGAAGAACTGGGCTTGATACCATTAATCCATCCACACCACCCAGCATGTATTTACTTGCCACAGAAGCGATCTTAAGGATTGAAATGCCCGATTCAATAATGTTCAAAAAATGGATCGGTCAGGCAAAAGGAAACTGGCTTATCTTGATGTATCATCATCTGTTTCCTGAAGATTCAAAAGAGATGGAAATAATACGTTCACATGAAGTAACAAATTATTATTCACTGCCCCCTGAAGCATTTGAAAAGCAAATTGAAGCTGTAATGACCGCAGGATACTGGATAGCGCCTATAAGTGAAATCGGAGAATATATTACTGAAAGGGAAAATACGACAATTCGGACCATCGCATTTAAAAAGAAGATTTTCATCTATACGGTCACTATTCTGGATAGAAGCATTTATGACCGGCCACTGACTTTGGAAGTTGATATACCCTGGAAAAGGGTAAAAATTGAAGGCAGTCTAAATGACGGGATTTTCAAAACACTAAACAATAAACTGTTCATCAGCGTTGTGCTTGAGAATCAACTTATTCTTTCAAAAGAATAA